From the Bacillus sp. FJAT-22090 genome, the window CAAGAAGCTACAAAACTAGTTGACCGTAATGCATTGTACTCAGTTAAAGAAGCAATCGAACTTGCTAAAAAAACGAGCACAGTTAATTTTGATGCAACTGTAGAGGTTGCTTTCCGTCTAGGAATCGATACTCGTAAAAATGACCAACAAATCCGTGGAGCGGTTGTGCTTCCAAACGGAACTGGTAAAACACAACGCGTATTAGTATTTGCTAAAGGCGAAAAACTAAAAGAAGCAGAAGCTGCTGGTGCAGACTACGCAGGTGATGTAGAATACATCAACAAAATCCAACAAGGATGGTTCGATTTCGATGTTATCGTTGCGACACCAGACATGATGGGTGAAGTTGGTAAAATCGGTCGTGTACTTGGACCAAAAGGCTTAATGCCAAACCCAAAAACAGGTACTGTTACATTTGACGTAACAAAAGCTATCGAAGAAATTAAAGCTGGTAAAGTAGAATACCGCGCTGACAAAGCTGGTATCATTCACGCTCCTATCGGAAAAGTTTCTTTCGAAGACGACAAATTAGTAGAAAACTTCTTAGCAGTATTTGAAGTAGTACAAAAAGCTAAACCAGCTGCTTCAAAAGGTGTTTACATGAAGTCTGTAAATGTTACAACTACTATGGGTCCAGCTGTAAAAATTGATACTCAATCAGTAAAATAATAATTGACAATCATAAGTCTATCTGATAAGATGACTTTTGTTGTGAAATATACATTTGTACCGAAGACAGTAGGAGTGACTTGTCACTTAATATCCTACCGAGGACATGCAAATTCAGATTCTTATTAGATGATGACTTTCTGCCTCTGTGTCTATCCGTAGATCCAGAGGCTTTTCTTTTGTCGGTATAAATGGCCAATTCTTATAGGAGGTGCCAAAATGAACAAAGCAATTGAAACTAAAAAAGTGCAAGTTGAAGAAATTGCAGAAAAGTTTAAAGCTGCTGCTTCTGTAGTAGTTGTTGACTACCGTGGTTTAAATGTTGCGCAAGTAACTGAATTACGTAAACAACTTCGTGAAGCTGGTGTGGAATTTAAAGTTTACAAAAACTCACTTACACGCCGCGCGACTGAATTTGCTGGTGTTGACGGGATTAATGAACATCTTGTTGGTCCTAATGCTGTAGCATTTTCTAACGAAGACGTAGTTGCACCTGCAAAAATCATTAACGATTTTGCTAAAAAGAACGAACAGCTTGAAATTAAAGCTGGTATCATCGAAGGTACTGTAGCATCTGCTGAGGACGTTAAAGCATTAGCAGAACTTCCATCACGCGAAGGTCTTCTTTCTATGCTTCTATCTGTACTTCAAGCACCAATGCGCAACATTGCGCTTGCAACAAAAGCTGTTGCAGAACAAAAAGAAGAGCAAGGCGCATAATTATTGCGGCTTAACAATTAAAATAAGGCAAATAGCCTAAATTATCCATTATAGGAGGAAAACAAAATGAGTAAAGAACAAATCTTAGACGCTATCAAAGAAATGACAGTTCTAGAATTAAACGACTTAGTAAAAGCAATCGAAGAAGAATTTGGTGTAACAGCTGCTGCTCCAGTAGCAATGGTTGCAGGTGGCGGTGCTGCTGCAGCTGAAGAGCAAACTGAATTTGATGTAATCCTTGCTTCTGCTGGAGATCAAAAAATCAAAGTAATCAAAGTAGTACGTGAAATCACTGGTCTTGGCTTGAAAGAAGCTAAAGAATTAGTAGATAACGCTCCAAAACCACTTAAAGAAGGCATTTCTAAAGATGAAGCGGAAGCTTTCAAAGCTCAACTTGAAGAAGTTGGCGCTAACGTAGAAGTTAAGTAATTTTGTACAGTATGAAGAAAAAAGCTCGTCATTTACCGACGGGCTTTTCTTCGTATGTATATTATGGAGGGTTATTCGGTGTCTGATCACTATTACTCTAGAAAACCTCAAACTGAAAGTAAACCACGTCAGTGGAATTTTACGTTACTTGGACATAATTTTCGGTTTGAAACAGATGCTGGTGTATTTAGTAAAAGCGAAGTAGATTTTGGCTCCCGTGTATTAATCGATGCTTTTGAAGCGCCGGAACGAGAAGGAGACTTTCTCGATGTAGGGTGTGGATACGGTCCGATCGGTCTTTCCATTGCGAAAGCAAATGAAGGAAGAACAGTTCATTTAGTAGATGTTAACACACGTGCAATCCAACTTGCAGAAAAAAATGCTGCTGCGAACGGGATACAAAATGTACGAATCTATGAAAGTGATGGGTTGTCAGCAGTAAACACTGCAAACTTTGCGGCTATAATAACTAATCCACCGATTCGCGCTGGAAAAGAAACTATTTTTCGTTTTTACAATGAATCCTATGAAAAGTTGGTTTCAGGGGGAGAATTGTGGGTTGTGATTCAAAAGAAACAAGGGGCACCATCTACTTTTAGTCATTTGGAAGAGATTTTTGGTCAAGTGAAAGTAGTAGTTAAAGTCAAAGGATATTGGATTTTAAAAGCTACAAAAGATTGACTTGACAAAATCGCTATGATATTATAATAAAATGCAAAAATATTATTTTGAGGTAGTATGCCCTTTTGAATTAAATGGAGTAAATATGGGTATACTGGCCGAGAAAAAGTTTGATTAATAAAAAATGAGCTCTTAATTTAGAACTCGTTTTCTTTTTGTCTTTCGATATCATACACTAATTTGTTCATATCGAAAAGACCCAATTATAGCTTTATTGAGGGGTGAATGAGTTGACAGGTCAACTAGTTCAGTACGGACAACACCGCCACCGCAGAAGTTTTGCGCGTATTAGTGAGGTGCTTGAACTTCCGAATTTAATCGAAATTCAAACAGCATCTTACGAATGGTTCCTTGAAGAAGGTTTACGTGAAATGTTCAGAGACATTTCTCCAATCGAGGACTTTACAGGCAATCTATCACTTGAATTTGTCGACTATAGTTTAAATGATCCAAAATATTCAGTCGACGAATCAAAAGAACGTGACGCAACATACGCTGCTCCATTGCGCGTAAAAGTACGTCTCCACAACAAAGAAACGGACGA encodes:
- the rplA gene encoding 50S ribosomal protein L1, translating into MANKGKKLQEATKLVDRNALYSVKEAIELAKKTSTVNFDATVEVAFRLGIDTRKNDQQIRGAVVLPNGTGKTQRVLVFAKGEKLKEAEAAGADYAGDVEYINKIQQGWFDFDVIVATPDMMGEVGKIGRVLGPKGLMPNPKTGTVTFDVTKAIEEIKAGKVEYRADKAGIIHAPIGKVSFEDDKLVENFLAVFEVVQKAKPAASKGVYMKSVNVTTTMGPAVKIDTQSVK
- the rplJ gene encoding 50S ribosomal protein L10 produces the protein MNKAIETKKVQVEEIAEKFKAAASVVVVDYRGLNVAQVTELRKQLREAGVEFKVYKNSLTRRATEFAGVDGINEHLVGPNAVAFSNEDVVAPAKIINDFAKKNEQLEIKAGIIEGTVASAEDVKALAELPSREGLLSMLLSVLQAPMRNIALATKAVAEQKEEQGA
- the rplL gene encoding 50S ribosomal protein L7/L12, which translates into the protein MSKEQILDAIKEMTVLELNDLVKAIEEEFGVTAAAPVAMVAGGGAAAAEEQTEFDVILASAGDQKIKVIKVVREITGLGLKEAKELVDNAPKPLKEGISKDEAEAFKAQLEEVGANVEVK
- a CDS encoding class I SAM-dependent methyltransferase, which gives rise to MSDHYYSRKPQTESKPRQWNFTLLGHNFRFETDAGVFSKSEVDFGSRVLIDAFEAPEREGDFLDVGCGYGPIGLSIAKANEGRTVHLVDVNTRAIQLAEKNAAANGIQNVRIYESDGLSAVNTANFAAIITNPPIRAGKETIFRFYNESYEKLVSGGELWVVIQKKQGAPSTFSHLEEIFGQVKVVVKVKGYWILKATKD